The following coding sequences are from one Microcoleus sp. AS-A8 window:
- the glf gene encoding UDP-galactopyranose mutase codes for MSQNKNKTKNNNLSNIASENMGEQKRSLQNKSSSLKGSILSSARSSRRTSNAETQESSFLHLSNKDFLGGDGSTGVPDLVCLSHLRWNFVFQRPQHLLTRFAQGQRVFFIEEPIFSPDSPVAPQNSGGIEGVGWLDVTRHESGVWVVVPHLQEGLSEQKVSVAQQVLLDNFFTEHKIHKYIFWYYTPMALAFTRHLEPMAVVYDCMDELSAFKGASPILKECEAELFRRADIVFTGGQSLYEAKRNQHENVYAFPSSVEVGHFAQARTNQEDPADQANIPHPRLGFYGVIDERMDIALLEGIADTRPDWHLVMIGPVVKIDPASLPRRENIHYLGGKDYKELPSYLAGWDLAMLPFARNESTRFISPTKTPEYLAAGKPVVSTSIRDVVRPYGQEHLVRIADTVAEFVAAAETAMRDDTQASGWLARVDTFLEQISWDRTWSSMMQLIESALGTRHERLIASQSSSTNGKIREVIDLNEPPSIVTRDFVFDYLVVGAGFSGSVIAERIATQLGKKVLVVDKRNHIGGNAYDHYDNSGVLVHKYGPHIFHTNSRDVFEYLSRFTEWRSYEHRVLASVDGQLLPIPINLDTINKLYGLKLTSFQVEEFLASLAEPKEHIRTSEDVVVSKVGRELYEKFFRNYTRKQWGLDPSELDKSVIARIPTRTNRDDRYFTDTYQAMPLHGFTRMFENMLNHPNIKVMLNTDYREIQKAIPCREMVYSGPVDEFFELRYGKLPYRSLEFKHETHNKPVFQSAPVVNYPNEQLYTRITEFKYLTGQEHAKTSIVYEFPRAEGDPYYPVPRPENAEIYKKYKALADATPGVHFVGRLATYKYYNMDQCVAQALTVYKQISTKQRAEAVGGRS; via the coding sequence ATGTCCCAAAATAAAAACAAAACGAAGAACAACAATCTCAGTAATATTGCCTCCGAAAATATGGGTGAACAAAAACGATCACTGCAAAACAAGTCCAGTAGTTTGAAGGGTAGTATCTTGTCAAGCGCTAGATCATCTAGACGTACATCTAATGCAGAAACGCAAGAATCCTCATTTCTACACTTATCTAACAAAGACTTTCTAGGTGGCGATGGCTCTACAGGAGTACCCGACCTAGTTTGCTTGTCCCATTTGCGTTGGAATTTCGTATTCCAAAGACCCCAACATCTTTTAACCCGCTTTGCCCAAGGACAGCGGGTATTTTTTATCGAAGAGCCAATTTTTAGCCCTGACTCCCCCGTAGCGCCGCAAAATTCTGGAGGGATAGAGGGGGTTGGCTGGTTGGATGTGACCAGACACGAGAGTGGAGTCTGGGTAGTGGTTCCCCATCTACAAGAAGGTCTGAGTGAGCAGAAGGTAAGTGTGGCTCAGCAGGTACTGCTGGATAATTTTTTTACAGAACATAAAATCCACAAGTACATCTTTTGGTACTACACACCAATGGCTCTGGCTTTTACCCGCCACTTAGAACCGATGGCAGTTGTGTACGATTGCATGGATGAGCTATCTGCTTTTAAGGGAGCGTCCCCTATTTTAAAAGAGTGCGAGGCTGAACTATTCCGTCGTGCAGATATCGTATTCACAGGGGGACAGAGCCTTTACGAAGCCAAGCGCAACCAGCACGAGAACGTCTATGCATTTCCCAGTAGTGTAGAGGTGGGACACTTTGCACAGGCGAGAACCAATCAAGAAGACCCCGCAGACCAAGCAAACATTCCCCATCCGCGCCTTGGATTTTATGGGGTGATAGACGAACGGATGGATATCGCACTGCTGGAAGGAATTGCCGACACTCGACCCGACTGGCATCTGGTGATGATTGGGCCAGTTGTCAAAATCGACCCAGCCAGCCTACCGCGCCGCGAGAACATCCATTATTTGGGTGGTAAAGACTATAAAGAGCTGCCTTCCTATCTGGCTGGCTGGGACTTGGCGATGCTGCCGTTTGCACGCAACGAGTCAACCCGCTTTATTAGCCCCACCAAAACGCCAGAGTACCTTGCCGCAGGCAAGCCAGTTGTCTCTACCTCGATTCGGGATGTGGTTCGTCCCTACGGGCAGGAACACTTGGTGCGGATTGCAGACACGGTTGCAGAGTTTGTCGCTGCCGCTGAAACGGCGATGCGTGACGATACTCAAGCATCAGGATGGCTCGCTCGCGTTGATACTTTCCTAGAGCAGATTTCTTGGGATCGCACTTGGAGTTCGATGATGCAACTGATTGAGTCGGCGTTAGGAACGCGGCATGAAAGGCTCATCGCTAGTCAGTCGTCTTCCACAAACGGAAAAATCCGGGAAGTGATAGACCTCAACGAACCCCCTAGTATCGTTACGAGAGACTTCGTTTTCGATTACCTAGTTGTTGGGGCAGGCTTCTCTGGCAGCGTCATCGCTGAACGCATTGCCACTCAATTGGGTAAGAAAGTTCTGGTTGTGGATAAGCGTAACCACATCGGCGGCAACGCTTACGATCATTACGACAATTCAGGCGTCCTCGTCCACAAATACGGCCCCCACATCTTCCATACCAACTCACGGGACGTCTTTGAGTACCTCTCCCGCTTTACCGAGTGGCGCTCCTACGAACACCGCGTCCTTGCCAGTGTAGACGGGCAACTCCTTCCCATTCCCATTAACCTCGACACCATCAACAAACTCTACGGACTGAAACTCACCTCGTTCCAGGTTGAAGAGTTCTTGGCGTCGCTGGCTGAACCCAAGGAGCACATCCGCACTTCAGAAGATGTTGTTGTGAGCAAGGTAGGGCGGGAACTCTACGAGAAATTCTTCCGTAACTACACCCGCAAGCAATGGGGACTCGACCCATCTGAACTCGATAAATCCGTCATCGCCCGCATCCCCACCCGCACCAACCGCGACGATCGCTATTTCACCGATACATACCAGGCAATGCCACTGCATGGCTTCACGCGGATGTTCGAGAACATGTTGAACCACCCGAACATCAAGGTGATGCTCAACACAGATTACCGTGAAATCCAGAAGGCAATTCCCTGCCGCGAGATGGTCTACAGCGGCCCCGTCGATGAATTCTTCGAGCTTCGCTACGGGAAGCTGCCGTATCGCTCGCTGGAGTTCAAGCACGAGACCCACAACAAGCCGGTGTTTCAGTCAGCACCAGTCGTGAACTACCCCAACGAGCAGCTCTACACCCGCATCACGGAGTTCAAATACCTGACGGGACAGGAACACGCCAAAACTAGCATCGTTTACGAGTTCCCGCGTGCCGAGGGCGACCCTTACTATCCCGTGCCACGTCCAGAGAACGCCGAGATTTACAAGAAATACAAGGCGCTAGCCGATGCAACGCCGGGAGTACATTTCGTGGGCCGATTGGCGACCTACAAGTACTACAACATGGATCAATGCGTGGCTCAAGCACTCACTGTTTACAAACAAATTAGCACCAAACAGCGAGCGGAAGCTGTGGGAGGACGTTCGTAG
- a CDS encoding iron-containing alcohol dehydrogenase family protein — translation MNQAPTSLLSLSVAPAQVLRGNQALEQSGDAIARLGKRPLVVGGDRTLASLTSKLKPVLEQQQLSYSSASYSPDCSEASLSALKEAAASHQADLIIGIGGGKALDTAKLLAYQCQLPIVTIPTSGATCAAWTALSNIYSDEGAFLYDVPLNHCPDLLILDYNLIQTAPQRTLVAGIGDALAKWYEASVSSASSPVTLIIAAVQQARVLRDILFQKSADALKEPGSEAWREVVDATVLLAGVIGGLGGAQCRTVAAHAVHNGLTHLPSAHDALHGEKVAYGILVQLRLEEMLQGNQLAASARQQLLKFYAEIGLPQTLEDLGLGNITLAELRKAAEIACNPNSDIHRLPFEVVPDQLMAAMVSTTTPVDKSRSPLGMTVAVTDSQ, via the coding sequence ATGAACCAAGCCCCTACTTCATTACTGTCCTTATCGGTTGCACCCGCTCAAGTGTTGCGGGGTAACCAAGCACTGGAACAATCTGGAGATGCGATCGCACGTCTGGGGAAGCGTCCCTTAGTCGTGGGAGGCGATCGCACCCTAGCTTCTCTCACCTCAAAACTAAAACCTGTCCTAGAACAACAGCAACTCAGCTATTCCTCAGCCTCCTACAGTCCTGATTGCTCTGAAGCTTCTTTATCCGCACTCAAAGAAGCTGCCGCCTCCCATCAAGCGGATTTGATTATTGGGATTGGTGGCGGAAAAGCCTTAGACACCGCCAAACTCTTAGCCTATCAGTGCCAGTTACCTATTGTGACAATTCCGACATCGGGTGCCACCTGTGCGGCTTGGACGGCTTTATCCAATATCTATTCCGACGAAGGCGCATTCCTCTATGATGTGCCTCTTAACCACTGCCCAGACTTATTAATCCTCGATTACAACCTGATTCAGACGGCACCACAACGCACCTTAGTTGCCGGGATTGGTGATGCCTTAGCCAAGTGGTATGAAGCGTCTGTCAGTAGCGCTAGTTCACCCGTTACCCTAATTATTGCCGCTGTCCAACAGGCCAGAGTTTTGCGTGATATCCTGTTTCAAAAATCAGCAGATGCCCTGAAAGAACCAGGCAGTGAAGCTTGGCGAGAAGTGGTGGATGCTACGGTTTTACTCGCAGGTGTGATTGGCGGTTTGGGGGGTGCCCAGTGTCGGACTGTTGCCGCCCATGCTGTTCACAATGGCTTGACACATCTTCCCTCTGCCCACGATGCCTTACATGGTGAGAAAGTTGCCTATGGAATTCTCGTGCAGTTGCGTTTAGAAGAAATGCTTCAGGGTAACCAATTAGCCGCATCTGCACGGCAACAACTGCTGAAATTTTACGCCGAAATTGGTTTACCTCAAACGCTGGAAGATTTGGGGTTAGGAAACATCACCTTGGCAGAGTTACGGAAAGCGGCTGAAATTGCCTGTAATCCTAATTCCGACATTCATCGCCTACCCTTTGAGGTAGTGCCGGATCAGCTCATGGCGGCGATGGTTTCTACAACAACGCCAGTGGATAAAAGTCGCAGCCCGTTGGGTATGACGGTAGCTGTCACTGACTCTCAGTAA
- a CDS encoding Ycf51 family protein: MVNNADFHSFTQWSAILTVVCGALATLAFIFKWGIRFRLVGVTSFMGVLTGSFFALGLVPFTHTAIPGAVPFKRVYDNGGNLTVITVPSQITETELEATLRQAASDLFSYGRLGGGADNQLTVRARTIIHPKPGVSKPLFLGQVKRSLATRDDEQMAIDIDPESFAQLPKPSA, encoded by the coding sequence ATGGTCAACAACGCTGATTTTCATAGCTTTACCCAATGGTCAGCTATTCTGACCGTAGTCTGCGGTGCCCTGGCGACACTGGCTTTTATTTTCAAATGGGGCATCCGGTTTCGCCTCGTGGGAGTTACCAGCTTTATGGGAGTTCTCACAGGGAGTTTCTTTGCCTTGGGACTGGTACCTTTTACCCACACTGCGATTCCAGGTGCTGTCCCTTTTAAAAGGGTGTATGACAATGGCGGGAATCTAACGGTGATTACTGTCCCTTCGCAAATCACCGAAACTGAATTGGAAGCGACTCTCCGCCAAGCCGCAAGTGACTTATTTTCTTACGGACGCTTGGGTGGCGGGGCAGATAACCAGTTAACGGTTCGGGCGCGTACTATTATTCATCCAAAACCCGGTGTTTCTAAGCCACTATTTTTGGGGCAGGTGAAGCGATCGCTGGCTACCCGCGATGATGAACAAATGGCGATTGATATCGACCCCGAAAGCTTTGCCCAACTGCCAAAACCCAGCGCCTAA